One region of Bradyrhizobium betae genomic DNA includes:
- a CDS encoding succinate dehydrogenase iron-sulfur subunit translates to MVEFALPKNSKISGGKTWPKPAGATETREFKVYRWNPDDGKNPSVDTYYVDTHDCGPMVLDGLIWIKNHIDPSLTFRRSCREGVCGSCAMNIDGQNTLACTRSMHDVKDGAVKVNPLPHQPVVKDLVPDLTNFYAQYASIEPWLKTTSPTPQKEWRQSHEDREKLDGLYECILCACCSTSCPSYWWNSDRYLGPAALLQANRWVKDSRDEATGERLDNLEDPFRLYRCHTIMNCAKACPKGLNPAEAIAELKLKMVERQI, encoded by the coding sequence ATGGTTGAATTCGCACTTCCGAAGAACTCCAAGATATCAGGCGGCAAGACCTGGCCGAAGCCCGCGGGCGCGACCGAGACCCGTGAGTTCAAGGTCTATCGCTGGAATCCGGACGACGGCAAGAATCCGAGCGTCGACACCTATTACGTCGATACCCATGATTGCGGACCGATGGTGCTGGACGGCCTGATCTGGATCAAGAACCACATCGATCCGTCGCTGACGTTCCGCCGCTCCTGCCGCGAAGGCGTCTGCGGCTCCTGCGCCATGAACATCGACGGCCAGAACACGCTGGCCTGCACCCGCTCGATGCACGACGTCAAGGACGGCGCGGTCAAGGTCAATCCGCTGCCACACCAACCCGTCGTGAAGGACCTCGTCCCCGACCTCACCAATTTCTACGCACAATATGCTTCGATCGAGCCGTGGCTGAAGACGACCTCGCCGACGCCGCAGAAGGAATGGCGCCAGAGCCACGAGGACCGCGAGAAGCTCGACGGCCTCTACGAGTGCATCCTCTGCGCCTGCTGCTCGACCTCATGCCCGAGCTACTGGTGGAACAGCGACCGCTATCTCGGCCCCGCCGCGCTGCTCCAGGCCAACCGCTGGGTCAAGGATTCGCGCGACGAAGCGACCGGCGAGCGCCTCGACAATCTCGAGGACCCGTTCCGCCTCTATCGCTGCCACACCATCATGAACTGCGCCAAGGCCTGCCCGAAGGGCCTGAACCCGGCGGAAGCCATCGCCGAGCTCAAGCTCAAGATGGTCGAGCGGCAGATTTAA
- the sdhD gene encoding succinate dehydrogenase, hydrophobic membrane anchor protein → MSAADTPKRSMRTPLGRVRNLGAAHSGTSDFWRQRLTAVAMTLLMIPVIVVIMMLFGRNQAFAAQTIGSLPIAIIMLLFIVASTWHMKIGMQVVIEDYVHNEKLKLVSIMLNNFFSVAVALASTYAIVKLSSGV, encoded by the coding sequence ATGAGCGCAGCCGATACGCCGAAGCGCAGCATGCGCACACCGCTTGGCCGCGTCCGCAATCTCGGCGCCGCCCATTCCGGCACATCCGACTTCTGGCGCCAGCGCCTCACGGCGGTCGCGATGACGCTGCTGATGATCCCGGTGATCGTGGTCATCATGATGCTGTTCGGCCGCAACCAGGCCTTCGCGGCGCAGACCATCGGCTCGCTGCCGATCGCCATCATCATGCTGCTCTTCATCGTTGCCAGCACCTGGCACATGAAGATCGGCATGCAGGTCGTGATCGAGGACTACGTTCACAACGAGAAGCTGAAGCTCGTCTCGATCATGCTCAACAATTTCTTCTCGGTCGCCGTCGCGCTCGCCTCGACCTACGCGATCGTGAAGCTTTCTTCCGGAGTGTAA
- a CDS encoding ABC transporter ATP-binding protein/permease, with amino-acid sequence MQKLAGKREQGKKPPIVEIKGEDGDEITPPPPELVEPDPELSPEEAEQARKNYLLTRFWISARGFWGRSGDRLAWPFSIGLVVLIVLTVAFQYGINVWNRAIFDAIEKRDAASVFHLTAVFFPLAIGSIVLGVAQVFARMGIQRRWRAWLTNSVLTRWLTNGRYYQLNLVGGDHKNPEYRIAEDLRIATDSPVDFLAGVTSAMLSAVTFIVVLWTIGGALTVTLGGSTVTIPGFLVIAAILYAAIASGSILVIGRQFVQVSEDKNQAEADFRYTLTRVRENGESIALLGGEEEERDGIDRNFTNVLRQWARLAGQHMRTTLVSQGSSLVAPVVPLLLCAPKFLDGSMTLGQVMQAASAFTIVQSAFGWLVDNYPRLADWNACARRIASLMMSLDGLERAEQGDGLGRIKRGETSNETMLELKDLSVTLDDGTAVVGETEVAIEPGERLLVAGESGTGKSTLVRAIAGLWPWGGGNVNFHPDRRLFMLPQRPYVPSGSLRRAVAYPGAEDDWTVEEIGEALHKVGLDHLKEKIEEEGPWDQTLSGGEKQRLAFARLLLHNPDIVVLDEATSALDEKSQDKMMQMVTDELPKATIVSVAHRVELEAFHSRKIVLERRKGGAKLVSDIELIPRKGKRKLLGRFLRQRKAPPKKAA; translated from the coding sequence ATGCAAAAGCTGGCCGGAAAGCGCGAACAGGGCAAGAAGCCGCCCATCGTCGAAATCAAGGGTGAGGATGGCGACGAGATCACGCCGCCGCCGCCCGAGCTGGTCGAGCCTGACCCGGAGCTGTCGCCCGAGGAGGCCGAGCAGGCGCGCAAGAACTATCTGCTGACGCGCTTCTGGATCAGCGCACGCGGCTTCTGGGGCCGCAGTGGCGATCGGCTGGCCTGGCCGTTCTCGATCGGCCTCGTCGTGCTGATCGTCCTCACCGTCGCCTTCCAGTACGGCATCAATGTCTGGAATCGCGCGATCTTCGACGCCATCGAGAAGCGCGATGCGGCAAGCGTGTTTCATCTCACCGCGGTGTTCTTCCCGCTCGCGATCGGCAGCATCGTGCTCGGCGTCGCGCAAGTGTTCGCGCGGATGGGCATTCAGCGGCGCTGGCGCGCGTGGCTGACCAACAGCGTGCTGACGCGCTGGCTCACGAACGGGCGCTACTACCAGCTCAACCTCGTCGGCGGCGATCACAAGAACCCCGAATACCGCATCGCCGAGGATCTGCGCATCGCGACCGACTCGCCGGTCGACTTCCTCGCCGGCGTCACCTCGGCAATGCTGTCGGCCGTGACCTTCATCGTGGTGCTCTGGACCATCGGCGGCGCGCTCACCGTCACGCTCGGCGGATCCACCGTCACCATTCCCGGCTTCCTCGTGATTGCCGCGATCCTCTATGCCGCGATCGCCTCCGGCTCGATCCTGGTGATCGGCCGCCAATTCGTGCAGGTCTCCGAGGACAAGAACCAGGCCGAGGCGGATTTCCGCTACACGCTGACGCGCGTACGCGAGAACGGCGAGAGCATCGCGCTGCTCGGCGGCGAGGAGGAAGAGCGTGACGGCATCGACCGGAATTTTACCAACGTATTGCGGCAATGGGCGCGGCTCGCCGGGCAACACATGCGCACCACGCTGGTGTCGCAGGGATCGAGCCTGGTTGCGCCGGTGGTGCCGCTATTGCTCTGCGCGCCAAAATTCCTCGACGGCAGCATGACGCTCGGCCAGGTGATGCAGGCGGCCTCCGCCTTCACCATCGTGCAGAGCGCGTTCGGCTGGCTGGTCGACAATTATCCGCGGCTTGCCGACTGGAACGCCTGCGCGCGCCGCATCGCCTCGCTGATGATGTCGCTCGACGGTCTCGAGCGCGCCGAGCAAGGCGACGGCCTCGGCCGCATCAAGCGCGGCGAGACCAGCAACGAGACGATGCTGGAACTGAAGGACCTCTCGGTCACGCTCGACGACGGCACCGCGGTGGTCGGCGAGACCGAGGTCGCGATCGAGCCGGGTGAACGGCTGCTGGTCGCCGGCGAATCCGGCACCGGCAAGAGCACGCTGGTGCGCGCCATCGCCGGTCTCTGGCCATGGGGCGGCGGCAACGTCAATTTCCATCCGGACCGAAGGCTGTTCATGCTGCCGCAGCGGCCTTACGTGCCGTCCGGGTCCTTGCGCCGCGCCGTCGCCTATCCCGGCGCCGAGGACGACTGGACCGTCGAGGAGATCGGCGAGGCCCTGCACAAGGTCGGGCTGGATCATCTCAAGGAGAAGATCGAGGAAGAGGGACCGTGGGACCAGACGCTGTCCGGCGGCGAAAAGCAGCGCCTCGCCTTCGCGCGGCTGCTGTTGCACAACCCTGATATCGTCGTGCTGGATGAAGCGACCTCCGCGCTCGACGAGAAGAGCCAGGACAAGATGATGCAGATGGTCACCGACGAGCTGCCGAAAGCGACCATCGTCAGCGTCGCGCACCGCGTCGAGCTGGAAGCCTTCCACAGCCGCAAGATCGTGCTGGAGCGGCGCAAGGGCGGCGCCAAGCTGGTCAGCGACATCGAGCTGATCCCGCGCAAGGGCAAGCGCAAGCTGCTCGGGCGATTCCTGAGGCAGCGGAAGGCGCCGCCGAAGAAGGCGGCGTAA
- a CDS encoding fasciclin domain-containing protein encodes MSKRIAYLTAAAFSALAITATVVAPARAEEKTVMVGGAAMFPSKNIVQNAVNSKDHTTLVAAVKAAGLVPTLESKGPFTVFAPTNAAFGKLPAGTVDNLVKPENKATLTKILTYHVVPGKLEASDLTDGKKLKTAEGEELTVKKQDGKVWIVDAKGGTSMVTISNVNQSNGVIHVVDTVLMPAS; translated from the coding sequence ATGTCGAAGCGCATTGCCTATCTCACCGCCGCTGCCTTCAGCGCCCTGGCCATCACCGCGACCGTCGTCGCGCCTGCCCGAGCCGAGGAAAAGACCGTCATGGTCGGCGGCGCCGCGATGTTCCCGTCGAAGAACATCGTCCAGAACGCGGTCAATTCGAAGGATCACACCACGCTGGTGGCGGCAGTGAAGGCCGCTGGCCTCGTGCCGACGCTGGAAAGCAAGGGCCCGTTCACGGTGTTCGCGCCGACCAACGCCGCCTTCGGCAAGCTGCCGGCCGGCACCGTCGACAATCTGGTCAAGCCCGAGAACAAGGCGACGCTGACCAAGATCCTCACCTACCATGTCGTGCCCGGCAAGCTCGAGGCCTCCGACCTCACCGACGGCAAGAAGCTGAAGACCGCCGAAGGCGAGGAGCTGACCGTCAAGAAGCAGGACGGCAAGGTCTGGATCGTCGACGCCAAGGGCGGCACCTCGATGGTGACGATCTCCAACGTCAACCAGTCGAACGGCGTGATCCATGTGGTCGACACCGTGCTGATGCCGGCGTCGTAA
- the sdhC gene encoding succinate dehydrogenase, cytochrome b556 subunit produces the protein MTARIERPLSPHMQVYRWTLTMALSIVHRATGVALYVGTLLLVWWLVAAASGPAAYAHVQAFTGSIIGRLIVFGYTWALMHHMLSGLRHFVWDLGYGFKANEREALTWGAAIGGIALTVLVWIIAYAVGGGK, from the coding sequence ATGACCGCACGGATCGAACGACCGCTTTCACCCCACATGCAAGTCTACCGCTGGACGCTGACGATGGCGCTGTCCATCGTCCATCGCGCCACCGGTGTCGCCCTTTATGTCGGAACCCTGCTGCTGGTCTGGTGGCTGGTTGCGGCGGCCTCCGGCCCCGCCGCCTATGCCCATGTCCAGGCCTTCACCGGCAGCATCATCGGGCGCCTGATCGTGTTCGGCTACACTTGGGCGCTGATGCACCATATGCTGAGCGGCCTCCGGCACTTCGTGTGGGACCTCGGCTACGGCTTCAAGGCCAACGAGCGCGAGGCCCTGACCTGGGGCGCAGCGATCGGCGGCATCGCGCTGACGGTGCTGGTCTGGATCATCGCCTATGCGGTCGGAGGTGGAAAATGA
- a CDS encoding malonate--CoA ligase → MNQAANANLFSRLFDGLDNPARLAIETQDGGHISYGELIARAGQMANVLVARGVKPGDRVAVQVEKSVANIVLYLGTVRAGAVYLPLNTAYTLNELDYFIGDAEPSLVVCDPSKAEGLAPIAAKVKAKIETLGPDGKGSLTDAADKASPEFATVARANDDLAAILYTSGTTGRSKGAMLTHDNLASNSLSLVGYWRFTDKDVLIHALPIYHTHGLFVATNVTLFARASMIFLPKLDPDLIIKLMARATVLMGVPTFYTRLLQNPALSKETTKHMRLFISGSAPLLAETHREWSARTGHAVLERYGMTETNMNTSNPYDGERVPGAVGFPLPGVSVRVTEPETGKELPREEIGMIEVKGPNVFKGYWRMPEKTKSEFRPDGFFITGDLGKIDDKGYVHILGRGKDLVISGGFNVYPKEIESEIDAMPGVIESAVIGVPHADFGEGVTAVLVCNKGADVTEGAVLKALDGRLAKFKMPKRVFVVDELPRNTMGKVQKNVLRDTYKDIYAKK, encoded by the coding sequence ATGAACCAAGCTGCCAACGCCAATTTGTTTTCGCGCCTGTTCGACGGCCTCGACAACCCTGCGCGCCTCGCGATCGAGACGCAGGACGGCGGCCATATCAGCTACGGCGAGCTGATCGCGCGGGCAGGCCAGATGGCGAATGTGCTGGTCGCGCGCGGCGTCAAGCCCGGCGACCGCGTCGCGGTGCAGGTGGAGAAATCCGTCGCCAACATCGTGCTGTATCTCGGCACTGTCAGGGCCGGCGCGGTCTATCTGCCGCTCAACACTGCCTATACGCTCAACGAGCTCGATTACTTCATCGGCGATGCCGAGCCATCTCTGGTGGTCTGCGATCCATCCAAGGCTGAAGGCCTCGCCCCGATCGCCGCCAAGGTGAAGGCGAAGATCGAAACGCTCGGGCCCGACGGCAAGGGCTCGCTGACGGACGCCGCCGACAAGGCCAGCCCCGAATTCGCCACCGTGGCGCGCGCGAACGACGATCTCGCCGCGATTCTCTACACATCAGGCACGACGGGGCGCTCCAAGGGCGCGATGCTGACGCACGACAATCTGGCGTCGAACTCGCTCTCGCTTGTCGGCTACTGGCGCTTCACCGACAAGGACGTGCTGATCCACGCGCTGCCGATCTACCATACCCACGGCTTGTTCGTGGCCACCAACGTGACGCTGTTCGCGCGCGCATCGATGATCTTCCTGCCGAAGCTCGACCCTGACCTCATCATCAAGCTGATGGCACGCGCCACCGTGCTGATGGGCGTGCCGACCTTCTACACGCGGCTGCTGCAAAATCCCGCGCTGTCGAAGGAGACGACGAAGCATATGCGGCTGTTCATCTCCGGCTCGGCGCCGCTGCTCGCCGAAACCCATCGCGAATGGTCGGCGCGCACGGGACATGCGGTGCTCGAGCGCTACGGCATGACCGAGACCAACATGAACACGTCGAATCCTTACGACGGCGAGCGCGTGCCCGGCGCGGTCGGCTTTCCGCTGCCCGGCGTCTCCGTGCGCGTCACCGAGCCCGAGACCGGCAAGGAATTGCCGCGCGAGGAGATCGGCATGATCGAGGTGAAGGGCCCGAACGTCTTCAAGGGCTACTGGCGCATGCCGGAGAAGACCAAGTCGGAATTTCGGCCCGACGGCTTCTTCATCACCGGCGACCTCGGCAAGATCGACGACAAGGGCTACGTCCACATTCTCGGCCGCGGCAAGGACCTCGTGATCTCCGGCGGCTTCAACGTCTACCCCAAGGAAATCGAGAGCGAGATCGACGCCATGCCGGGCGTGATCGAATCCGCCGTGATCGGCGTGCCGCATGCCGATTTCGGCGAGGGCGTCACGGCGGTGCTGGTCTGCAACAAGGGCGCGGATGTCACCGAAGGCGCGGTGCTGAAGGCGCTCGACGGAAGGCTGGCAAAGTTCAAGATGCCGAAGCGGGTGTTCGTCGTCGACGAGCTGCCGCGCAATACGATGGGCAAGGTACAGAAGAACGTGCTGCGGGATACGTACAAGGATATTTACGCGAAGAAGTGA
- the sdhA gene encoding succinate dehydrogenase flavoprotein subunit, translating to MAAETNGKGNGGPATNGKAYPIEDHTYDVVVVGAGGAGLRATVGCSEAGLKTACITKVFPTRSHTVAAQGGISASLGNMHKDDWRWHMYDTVKGSDWLGDQDAIEYMVRNAPDAVYELEHWGVPFSRTEDGKIYQRPFGGMTMDFGKGQAQRTCAAADRTGHAMLHTMYGQSLRHAAEFFIEFFAIDLIMDDQGTCRGVIALKLDDGTLHRFRAQTVILATGGYGRAYASCTSAHTCTGDGGGMVLRAGLPLQDMEFVQFHPTGIYGSGCLVTEGARGEGGYLVNSEGERFMERYAPSAKDLASRDVVSRAMTIEIREGRGVGKKKDHIFLHLDHLDPAVLAERLPGISESAKIFANVDVTREPIPIVPTVHYNMGGIPTNYHGEVLTKKNGEDNAVIPGLMAIGEAACVSVHGANRLGSNSLIDLVVFGRAAALRLAEKLTPNAKQPELPANSSDLALGRLDHYRYASGGTPTAKLREGMQHVMQNNCAVFRTGDILSEGQNLIEKVHSGITDIGVSDRSLVWNSDLVETLEFDNLIAQAVVTMNSAANRTESRGAHAREDFSDRDDKNWMKHTLAWLDDAGKVKIEYRPVHDYTMTNDVQYIPPKARVY from the coding sequence ATGGCCGCTGAGACAAATGGCAAGGGCAACGGCGGTCCCGCCACCAACGGAAAAGCCTACCCGATCGAAGACCACACCTATGACGTCGTCGTGGTCGGCGCCGGCGGCGCGGGCCTGCGCGCCACCGTCGGCTGCAGCGAGGCCGGCCTGAAAACCGCCTGCATCACCAAGGTGTTTCCGACCCGCTCGCACACTGTCGCGGCGCAGGGCGGCATTTCCGCCTCGCTCGGCAACATGCACAAGGACGATTGGCGCTGGCACATGTACGACACCGTGAAGGGGTCGGACTGGCTCGGCGACCAGGACGCGATCGAATACATGGTGCGCAACGCGCCCGACGCAGTCTACGAGCTCGAGCATTGGGGCGTGCCGTTCTCGCGCACCGAGGACGGCAAGATCTACCAGCGTCCGTTCGGCGGCATGACCATGGACTTCGGCAAGGGCCAGGCGCAGCGCACCTGCGCCGCCGCCGACCGCACCGGCCACGCCATGCTGCACACGATGTACGGCCAGTCGCTGCGCCACGCGGCCGAGTTCTTCATCGAGTTCTTCGCCATCGACCTGATCATGGACGACCAGGGCACCTGCCGCGGCGTCATCGCGCTCAAGCTCGACGACGGCACGCTGCACCGCTTCCGCGCCCAGACTGTCATTCTCGCCACCGGCGGCTATGGCCGCGCCTACGCCTCCTGCACCTCGGCGCATACCTGCACCGGTGACGGCGGTGGCATGGTGCTGCGCGCCGGCCTGCCGCTGCAGGACATGGAGTTCGTGCAGTTCCACCCGACCGGCATCTATGGCTCGGGCTGTCTGGTCACCGAAGGCGCGCGCGGCGAAGGCGGCTATCTCGTCAACTCCGAGGGCGAGCGCTTCATGGAGCGTTATGCGCCCTCCGCGAAGGATCTCGCCTCGCGCGACGTCGTCTCGCGCGCGATGACCATCGAGATCCGCGAAGGCCGCGGCGTCGGCAAGAAGAAGGACCACATCTTCCTTCATCTCGACCATCTCGATCCCGCGGTGCTCGCCGAGCGCCTGCCGGGCATCTCCGAATCCGCGAAGATCTTCGCCAATGTCGACGTGACGCGCGAGCCGATCCCGATCGTGCCGACGGTGCACTACAACATGGGCGGCATCCCGACGAACTATCACGGCGAAGTCCTCACCAAGAAGAATGGCGAAGACAACGCGGTCATCCCCGGCCTGATGGCGATCGGCGAAGCCGCCTGCGTCTCCGTGCACGGCGCCAACCGCCTCGGCTCCAACTCGCTGATCGACCTCGTGGTGTTCGGCCGCGCCGCGGCGCTGCGCCTCGCCGAAAAGCTCACGCCCAATGCCAAGCAGCCCGAGCTGCCGGCGAACTCGTCCGACCTCGCGCTCGGCCGTCTCGACCATTACCGCTACGCTTCCGGCGGCACGCCGACCGCGAAGCTGCGCGAAGGCATGCAGCACGTGATGCAGAACAATTGCGCGGTGTTCCGCACCGGCGACATCCTGAGCGAAGGCCAGAACCTGATCGAGAAGGTCCACAGCGGCATCACCGACATCGGCGTTTCAGACCGCTCGCTGGTGTGGAATTCAGATCTCGTCGAGACGCTGGAGTTCGACAATCTGATCGCGCAGGCGGTGGTGACGATGAACTCCGCCGCCAACCGCACCGAGAGCCGCGGCGCGCATGCGCGCGAGGACTTCTCCGATCGCGACGACAAGAACTGGATGAAGCACACGCTGGCCTGGCTGGATGACGCCGGCAAGGTCAAGATCGAGTACCGCCCGGTTCACGACTACACCATGACCAACGACGTGCAGTACATTCCGCCGAAAGCGCGCGTGTACTGA
- a CDS encoding SDR family oxidoreductase produces MTKNGKRVAWVTGGGSGIGEAGAEALAADGWTVVVSGRRKDALDTVVAKINGAGGVAEAIALDVSNADQAQKAADQIVARHGRIDLLVNNAGINVPKRSWKDMELDGWDKLVQVNLNGVLYCMRAVLPTMRKQQDGSIINVSSWAGRHVSKMPGPAYTTTKHAVLALTHSFNMDECVNGLRACCLMPGEVATPILKLRPVVPSEAEQAKMLQSEDLGRTIAFIASMPPRVCINELLISPTHNRGFIQTPNNRD; encoded by the coding sequence ATGACCAAGAACGGGAAACGCGTGGCCTGGGTTACGGGCGGCGGCAGCGGGATCGGGGAGGCCGGCGCCGAGGCGCTGGCTGCCGACGGCTGGACGGTGGTGGTGTCGGGCCGCCGCAAGGATGCCCTGGATACCGTGGTTGCGAAGATCAACGGGGCGGGCGGGGTGGCCGAGGCTATCGCGCTGGACGTCTCCAACGCGGACCAAGCCCAGAAGGCGGCCGATCAGATCGTCGCCAGGCACGGCCGGATCGACCTGCTCGTGAACAACGCCGGCATCAACGTCCCCAAGCGCAGCTGGAAGGACATGGAGCTGGACGGCTGGGACAAGCTCGTCCAGGTCAATCTCAACGGCGTGCTCTATTGCATGCGCGCGGTGCTGCCGACGATGCGCAAGCAGCAGGACGGCTCGATCATCAACGTCTCGTCCTGGGCCGGCCGCCACGTCTCGAAGATGCCGGGGCCGGCCTACACCACCACCAAACATGCGGTGCTCGCACTGACCCATTCCTTCAACATGGACGAATGCGTCAACGGCCTGCGCGCCTGCTGCCTGATGCCGGGCGAGGTGGCGACGCCGATCCTGAAGCTGCGCCCGGTGGTGCCGAGCGAGGCGGAGCAGGCCAAGATGCTGCAATCCGAAGATCTCGGCCGCACCATCGCCTTCATCGCGTCGATGCCGCCGCGCGTCTGCATCAACGAGCTGCTGATCAGCCCGACGCATAATCGCGGATTCATTCAAACGCCGAACAACAGGGATTGA
- a CDS encoding FkbM family methyltransferase: MTPDNDPSSAPFGAFAPNAAQSAIIRLATQSGLKRGAFRPWMSRLVNLLRGGPVDVQYQGASFRFYHQGSATERGALFNPDYNLDELDFLRQHTPLGGTFVDVGANVGTFALVMARQVGPSGKVVAIEPHPLTFGRLAFNHAASKATQVRLVQAAAGDSDGELMIESGGGNLGATHVVTGTASSKAIKVPSLRLTRILDEAGVTQVDSLKIDVEGFEDRVLIGFFRDAPQALWPRAVVIEHLSQKEWQQDCIGDMVTRGFTIARKTRSNTFLSR, translated from the coding sequence TTGACGCCCGACAATGACCCATCGTCCGCGCCGTTCGGCGCGTTTGCGCCGAACGCGGCGCAGTCTGCGATCATTCGCCTCGCGACACAGTCGGGGTTGAAGCGCGGCGCGTTCCGTCCGTGGATGTCGCGGCTGGTCAATCTGCTACGCGGCGGTCCGGTCGACGTGCAGTATCAGGGCGCCTCTTTCCGCTTCTATCACCAGGGCAGCGCGACCGAACGCGGCGCGCTGTTCAACCCCGACTACAATCTCGACGAGCTCGACTTCCTGCGCCAGCACACCCCATTAGGCGGCACATTCGTCGACGTCGGCGCCAATGTCGGCACATTCGCTCTGGTGATGGCACGGCAAGTCGGGCCATCAGGCAAGGTGGTCGCGATCGAACCACATCCGCTGACATTTGGACGGCTGGCGTTCAATCACGCCGCATCAAAGGCGACGCAAGTGCGCCTGGTGCAGGCCGCGGCCGGCGACAGCGACGGCGAGCTGATGATCGAAAGCGGCGGCGGCAATCTCGGCGCCACGCATGTCGTCACCGGCACCGCCAGCAGCAAGGCGATCAAGGTCCCGTCGCTGCGGCTGACGCGCATCCTCGACGAGGCCGGCGTGACCCAGGTCGATTCGCTCAAGATCGACGTCGAGGGATTCGAGGACCGCGTCTTGATCGGCTTCTTCCGCGATGCCCCGCAAGCGTTGTGGCCGCGCGCGGTGGTGATCGAGCATCTGTCACAAAAGGAGTGGCAACAGGATTGTATTGGCGACATGGTCACGCGCGGCTTTACGATCGCGCGCAAGACGCGGAGCAATACGTTCCTGTCACGCTGA
- a CDS encoding VOC family protein, giving the protein MIDHMGFSVSDYERAKAFYIKALTPLGYSLIMEVTAEQTGHDAAAGFGTDGKPAFWIGGEGAMNKPVHVAIAAKDRATVDAFYKAAMAAGGRDNGAPGIRPHYHPNYYGAFVRDPDGHNIEAVCHAPE; this is encoded by the coding sequence ATGATCGATCACATGGGCTTCTCCGTCTCCGACTATGAGCGCGCGAAAGCGTTCTACATCAAGGCCCTCACACCACTCGGCTACAGCCTGATCATGGAAGTGACGGCGGAGCAGACCGGCCACGACGCCGCGGCCGGATTCGGCACCGACGGCAAGCCCGCTTTCTGGATCGGCGGCGAAGGCGCGATGAACAAGCCCGTGCACGTTGCGATCGCAGCCAAAGACCGTGCCACGGTCGACGCCTTCTACAAGGCGGCCATGGCGGCCGGCGGCCGCGACAATGGCGCGCCCGGCATCCGCCCGCACTATCATCCGAATTATTACGGCGCCTTCGTGCGCGACCCCGATGGCCACAACATCGAGGCCGTGTGCCACGCACCGGAATAG
- a CDS encoding sulfite exporter TauE/SafE family protein, whose amino-acid sequence MIAGLDIREIVELALLLIATGALSGFLAGVFGIGGGAILVPVFYECFRIAGVPLEVRMPLCVGTSLAVIIPTSIRSFQAHYKRGAVDLGILRVWWLPILIGVVVGSVVARYAPERLFKIVFVCVAWSAAVRLIFARDTWKLGDDLPKGPLMRIYGFCVGILSTLMGIGGGLFSNLLMTFYGRPIHQAVATSSALAVLISIPGALGYIYAGWPAAVNYPAVAALQVPFALGYVSLIGAVLVMPMSLVTAPLGVKAAHAMSKRMLEVAFGCYLFIVGSRFVMSLIAGQ is encoded by the coding sequence GTGATCGCAGGTCTTGATATCAGGGAGATCGTCGAGCTCGCGCTGTTGCTGATCGCAACCGGCGCGCTCTCCGGATTCCTGGCCGGCGTGTTCGGTATCGGCGGCGGCGCGATCCTGGTGCCGGTGTTCTACGAATGCTTCCGGATCGCTGGCGTGCCGCTTGAGGTGCGCATGCCGCTCTGCGTCGGCACCTCGCTTGCCGTGATCATCCCGACCTCGATCCGCTCGTTCCAGGCGCACTACAAGCGCGGCGCCGTCGACCTGGGCATCCTGCGCGTCTGGTGGCTGCCGATCCTGATCGGCGTCGTCGTCGGCAGCGTGGTCGCGCGTTACGCGCCGGAGCGGCTGTTCAAGATCGTGTTCGTCTGCGTCGCCTGGTCCGCCGCCGTGCGCCTGATCTTCGCTCGTGATACCTGGAAGCTCGGCGACGATCTGCCGAAGGGGCCGCTGATGCGAATCTACGGCTTCTGCGTCGGCATTCTCTCGACGCTGATGGGCATCGGCGGCGGCCTGTTCTCGAATCTGCTGATGACATTCTACGGCCGGCCGATCCATCAGGCGGTCGCGACCTCGTCGGCGCTGGCCGTGCTGATCTCGATCCCCGGCGCGCTCGGCTACATCTATGCCGGCTGGCCCGCGGCTGTGAACTATCCGGCGGTCGCGGCGCTGCAAGTGCCGTTCGCGCTTGGCTATGTCTCGCTGATCGGCGCCGTGCTGGTGATGCCGATGAGTCTCGTGACGGCGCCGCTCGGCGTGAAGGCCGCGCATGCGATGTCGAAGCGGATGCTGGAGGTCGCGTTCGGGTGTTATCTGTTTATCGTCGGCAGCCGATTTGTGATGAGTTTGATTGCCGGACAGTGA